caatatatatatatattttgtatttcTATTAGAAGGATGTGATAAATATTAATGTCCCATGCAGGCATGGTATTCGTCAGCTACGAAGTGGATGGGCAGACGGGCCCGCTTACATAACACAATGCCCCATTCAAACGGGACAGAGTTATGTGTACAACTATACGGTGGTTGGACAAAGAGGAACTTTGTTTTGGCATGCACATATATCATGGCTACGAGCGAGTCTCTATGGCCCTCTTATCATTCTCCCAAAGCTTAATGTCCCATACCCTTTTTCAAAGCCCTATAAAGAAGTTCCCATCATCTTTGGTAAAATTACTTCTCTGTGATTGATATCTCATGTTTGTAAAGTTGCATAGGCTGAGAACTTTATGTCTGCAGGGGAGTGGTTTAATACTGATCCAGAAGCCATAATTGCCCAAGCAACACAAACTGGTGGAGGTCCAAATGTGTCTGATGCCTATACCTTCAACGGGCTACCAGGTCCTTTGTACAACTGCTCTGCTAAAGGTATTGCATAGCTAGCATTTTTTCCCTAAAATTGGCAGATACATTCAAACTGAAGGTTAAGCCCGGGAAGACATACCTACTTCGACTCATCAATGCAGCACTCAATGATGAACTCTTTTTTAGTATAGCAAACCACACCCTCACAGTTGTTGAAGCTGATGCCATTTACACAAAACCTTTCGACACCGAAACACTTATACTAGTTCCTGGTCAAACCACCAATGTCCTCCTTAAGAGCAAACCGAAATTTCCTGGGGCCAACTTTGTTATGTCTGCTAGACCATATGTAACTGGACAAGGAACCTTTGACAATTCCACAGTTGCTGGTATTCTTGAATATGAGTCCTCCATTCACATGAAAAATCTGCCACTCTTTAAACCAACTTTACCATCTTTAAACGACACTTCATTCGTGACACGGTTCTCAAATAGACTTCGAAGCTTGGCAAGTCCTCAGTTTCCGGCTAATGTCCCACAGAAGATTGACAAGCAACTTTTTTTCACTGTAGGACTTGGTACCGGTCCTtgtgaaaaaaataaaacttgCCAAGGTCCAAATGGAACTAGGTTCGCTGCATCTATTAGCAATGTGTCCTTTGTACAGCCAAGTGTTGCGCTTCTCCAGTCCCATTATTCCGATCAATCAAATGGTGTTTATAGTCCTTATTTCCCGATCAGCCCCTTACATTGGTTTAACTATACTGGGACTCCTCCAAATAATACCTTTGTGAGCAATGGCACAAAACTTATGGTTCTTCCATTTAATACTAGTGTTGAGTTAGTGTTGCAAGATACCAGCATTCTTGGCGTTGAAAGCCACCCTCTTCATCTCCATGGCTTCAACTTCTTTGTTGTTGGTCAAGGGTTTGGAAACTATGACCCTAACAAGGACCCAAAGAACTTCAACCTTGTGGACCCTATTGAAAGAAACACGGTTGGGGTCCCTACCGGCGGGTGGGTTGCTATACGATTTCTTGCAGATAACCCAGGTTTGTTAATTAATGCACGCCTGTTTCTTAGGGTAGGTATACACAAGATATATTATGTGTTTTCATTGATATCTTTTACGTGTTGAGCAGGGGTATGGTTCATGCATTGCCATTTAGAAGTTCATACAAGTTGGGGCTTGAAGATGGCTTGGCTAGTCTTGGATGGAGAACTTCCAAACCAAAAGCTTTTACCTCCACCGGCTGATCTTCCAAAGTGCTAAACTTTCTTTTTGGCAGCTTCACTTcaatttctttttttattttagcATTCAATTTTATCGGATACGTATTGAAATTGCTTCCCTAACAGTTGACTAGCAACGAGAAGAAGGCTTTTGCTGTTGTTAAATTGTTATAAATATATCAGGAAACATCCTTAATAAATTTGACTCTTCCTTGCACGTCTTAGTCTTAATCCGTAGAACGTAACTAGCATTTAAAAGGCACACTCtaatatatatattcattatgtTATTACACCAAGATCCGTTAACAGCTAATTATATTGTATCCAACATTGTTTGATGATATTAAATTTTCTTGCTAAATAACTGAAATTGAAAAGCGGGTGCGATATGTATACAGATTTATAAGTTTTAAACGGACTCTCACACCATCCATAGTTAAACAGTTTCTTTTGTTTGACATATTCAAAAACCTACCATTGCCATCTAACACATTTGCCTATATTAATGAACGGTATTGGGTTGAAAAAATGTTAATGGCCGATGATGGGCTATATTAGCCTTAACTGAAAGATATTGGTTCTAATTAATCAAAACATACCAACATTGGCCGGCCCAACTAAATGTCAATACATACTTGCCAACATTGATCATAATCAACCTTCATGGTAAAATAAAGAACAAAACTATctatttatgatttttttttacattataTACATGTCAATTATCCTATTAAACTCACATAACTTGTAAATGCTACACCTAAAGTAGTTAAAGCGACTTGTCTACGTTATTCCAACAACATCTTAGAAAGTAGTATTATATTGGGATCTGTCTTTGTTAgtacactttatgtggacgcgactcggttaggttcggctcaagacCGGCGTCGCGACATTCCTCCGTGGTGCGCCCCAGAgatcgacacgcgaagcacgaatAGCCGCGAACCGTTTCCCGccgacacatcaccatgacatcaccatgatgatgccatgatgatgtcatgtgaTATCTTATCTTTCCATGCAACAATGAAATCAAATGAATCTGACATGCATGAAAAAGTAAATCGCATAATTGTTGTTGGGCTTGGGCTTGATATCCAGTGAATAACCAGATCAATACATAGTCTACGAAGAACCATTAAAACAACATCAGACGAAGAACCATGTGTGAAGTTGACGAAGAACCAGCCAAATGAAGTCTCACGAAGAACATTATTCGTGGACCTTCTGATTGACGAAGAACCTATTCAAGTGGATTATGTTTTTCGTGGCGTCTTGCTGATGTGCAGGATATATAAACAGAACAGAACATAGAAACAAAGGGGGAGCTTGAATGagcttagagagagagagagagagagtagtgaGAGAAAGTTCCGGTGTGCTTTGTATTTTGTCGAATCTTGTACCAAAACCTTGTCTAAATCAATATACATCTTGTTAAACGTTGAATCCTTTATTGTGCTTGCTCTCTCGCTTGGTTTGTGTCGtaacggggattccgcactcgtttCGCACCCGAAACAAGAAATCATCGTAGTCCGACGATCCGtatcgggacctacaagtggtatcagagcgtaaGGCTCGATTTCTTGTTGAAAACTGAGTTTCCGGTGATATTTTCGAGTGGGATTTTAAAGTTTTTCTTAgttaaaaatcaaaaacccagttGTTTTTCATGAAGTTCTTATTTTAAAAGCTCTAAAATATGATGTTATTTGACGTTGTTTTGCTTAAAACTTATTAAAAGGGCTGGAATTCATTGAAGGAATAATTTGTAtacagtttaatgcacagcggaagtcttggatgAAAATAATATTACAAAACCAAAACTTAAAGTATAATTTAAATATTATACAAACGGTTGTAAATGGATCCACATGtggatcttaaaacagaaatgtaaatattgttcaacaaacGTTAGACGTTTAGAAATtgcaaggatatccaggacacggtcgttaaccccccaatgttatttgttatcaagcaacactgattaaaacgggattatacAATTTAAACATAttcgattaaaaggtttctacacccgatcaagcggtaataatttaccgtatcccaagcccgtataagggaaaataagttaaaagtatttacctgagctaaaagtAACTTATTCTTAgtcgtatattctaatcagctaaaagtctacttttgcgactttcagttgcgaaccgagcctaataCTCAAAactgtcgggttgaacatgcttaaacatgttcttatattatttaccaagttgtttaagtgttAAAATGCAATTTATAGCTTCTACATTATCACTTGTGATTTATTTTGCAAAAACTGACTCATTTGACTTTTCTGCTaagtagtttgacccgacaattgaccaagtatatgtgataattaggaggtgcccttttaagggtttaacacgtacataattaccaacataaagccactttcaattcgaataatggctggatTGTAATACCTCGAAAATTTGTGTACTATAACGTATTGACACGTTTCATAAGCTTAAATGTGTTAAagaatactatagagggactaaagttgacaaacatagaaagtatgtgaattcaagggttcaaaatgtcaacaagggataaatatactttacagtaaccctacatgatgtcgtaccttcaaacgaatgaatcatgggtCATACGGAAcaaaatgtggaagaaagtgagagattacaagctacaggggttaaatgtgtcaacatgtttaagttatacctctgagtgaccctttaacaaacccgaggctttgtaacggtaaaatatgctcactagaatgcacgatataaattccatcaagttccgttataaaaggagaaagttatgatcgaattcgtatgtgaggggttaaaagcgtcaacattgaaagttatgacttttcgggtagtaacaaACTAACCAAGGATTAATAAGATGGGTAAAAGttacgaggcccttattcgtaaataagaaaggcccaaagtgcaaagttaccccttcgaaacgccaagagccaactgcaataatgaaaaagatttgaaaaatcttacagcaggtctcaggtGGGCTGCGTAAGAGTTACCTAgagcttacgcgggccgtgtggaCAGTAAAAAGATATGGGTTCTGTCAGAgagattcaggcgggccgcgtaagccttgttaaagtcttacgcgggccgcgtgagacgcccagatacagaaaagTTGCACAgcagcactgtttggtgttttaaccgactctCAGCCATTATTaaaagcatgggcgccccctaaatgACCCCTAGgactcagggacacttgttggTGATTTGGGATCCATTGTAGACTTAGTTATAATGATCCTAAGCATCCAAGATCACTATAAAAGGCCCTCATGTACAACCATTGTATCCACACCTTCATTCTGCATTCTTGATCAATTCTGGAGCTCAAGAATCCTCTCTAAGCACCTCTGGTCGTGTACTAGACTTCtgtaagtgtgcttaacccttcttagttagtttttgcttagttatagcttagaagtcaaaccgtcgtaattaacggttgacttaattAATCACtattggtccagtgatttgtcgaaccaaaggtagttatatgttggtaattatgtgggcattaaacccttaaaaggacaccctctgattcccactctaactagtccaaatgtcgggtcaaagttgcttagaaaaagtcaacagaatgctaattttcgatttaacgcataattaacaatgtagatggcatgtaacctgttttatcactcatataacttgataataagtattataactattcaaagcttgtttgatccgaccaactactgttttgacccggttcggaaccgaaagccGCAAaaatttgacttttgctttgacttcagttctgacccgttttggtatgatttagatatgccttaggactctcttaggaccaggttacatgatgatataaccctctgtggctggttcgtaggttgtccgagtcgtttgcacattttccgttatatgcttaaagttgaccataatgcccttttgaccttaaaacgagaattttggatatatgaaaggacaataaccttagttactgaattctaaacatgtccctaaaatttcatatcaatccgaggtccagaataggagttatgctaaaaagcgcaattaaggAAACTTTGGTAATTAAAtggcgcatttagcataaagcctatctaaacccaaatgtcaacaccaaactttttacacactgatgtaaaataatattttgggatttttaaagatttttaattatttttaacctgctcataacctgcggttatgccgttgattcggtaaataccgaatatccTTTTCGGacctaaaatgagttctacatggtattttgacacgaatccaattgctactgatttgtgatacatgatattacaataacattcagttgaaatatatctatcgtttgcttccgctgtgcatttaaatattgtgttgtttgactgtattgttgccaactacgtcacggtaatcccccaccgggcccaccagtgaaacgtgtggaaatcggggtgtgacatggatctttagtgattaatcacaaagtcaaagaatcattacgatatctttgactttcggccattaaactaataaaacctTAACTATAGAAGCTAAGAACGCTTACAAGGGTCCTTAGCACGAATATTGAACTTGAGAAAGCTTCCTAGATAACCAGGATGCTCCAGAGAAGTGATCCAAAGCTTTAGAGATTGAGAGTATAAGAAAATTGAACTTGCAAGTGAGAATGCAGCCCCAAACATCTATTTATAGCAATTGAGGGTACCTTCTGATCCTTCCAGGTGTTAGGGTTGTTCTCTGATGATTACAGGTGTCTACAATGGTTTTTAAAACCAGCAAATAGTCCCTTGTTTCGTGTTCATGTTAGTGCATGGCTGTTTTGGAGAAGAGAGGTGTAGAACCTGCACCTGTGCATGTTTTCTGTCTAGTTCATGTCGTCGCGTCGCACGACGGCAGAGGGGTGGAGGTATGGCGCGACGCCACCCCTATGGTAACCAGCCAATCAAGTTTCAAACATGGGAGTTTCAACCCCTGGACGTTTTAAAAAGTAATAACTTTCATTTCAAGCACTTTTAACccataaaatttatattttgatgatCCTTAGAATATAACCAAACATCGTTAGGTCCGGTTTCGTTAAACGATAACCAAAAACACAAGTTTTGCCTCGTTGAtgattttaaccctttatttacgAAAGCTAACGTATTTAACATCAAACGATATCGAAACCTCGTGAATTTTTCGTCGCTTGTTCTTGGGagtataattaatcgttacaaagctctgggttcgttaaaaggtcactcagaggtattaatttaacatgttgacacatttctggtgctaggcctccaataAAACGCGTTATGCGTTTAGCTTAAGAGGTGACTAAGTAGGGAACCAGGCGGGACATGGTGTTGAAACTCGTCACATAAGCCTGACAATCCAAATTCTTCATGACCAGAGTCAAGAAGTCCGTCTCAAttttctctacctcatgctgaggacagaAGTTTTCCTTGATCAGTGTAACAAATTGATCCCAAGACAAGTTATAAAGCAGGATCTTCCCCGTGGCTTGGATCAAcgatctccaccatgccaacgcctctcctttgaatgactgtgaaacaaacttcacaatatcctgATCCGTACAACCACTGATATctaccacagtatccatctcatcaagccatgtcatacagtcaATGGCTCCTTTTTCTCCGTAAAGTCCCTTGGCTTGCAAGAGACGAAGTATTTGTAAGAACAAGTTTTGACACGTGGCTCCTGACTAAGCACAATTCGTTTGGATGGAACACTCCTCTGATTCGAAGAATGATGAGAATCATCCTTATGAGATGCATGTGTCTTGGAAGGTGGTTTCGTATGAGGTACAGATTGGGTCCTGTTGCGAGTACCACTCGATTCTTTGAACTGTCTATCAACAGCTCGAgtgacagcattatctatcattGCTTGTAAATATGCAGCCGCTACATTCATTCTTGTATTGCCATTCCTCATATTGGGATGACTGTTAACTTCGTCTGATTCAGGAATGCTGAAGCTTGTTTTCTATAAAACAATTGACAATAATTTTGTTTAGAAGTCTATTTTGGAATCATCATGTTCGATGATTCggtaaccatggtattaatagaccatatttggttaatttgataATCAGATTTATTTTAAACTTTTCCTTAGATAATTTAGTTATAAATTATTTAGGATATTaaaatggcacaaaaggccttgtcacaaggacggttttaaatttataagtgATGCGTGTTAGGTGTAATgtatattaggtgtatattttaagcccttttacacattttagcaaagttttaaatttataaaacactatatttactaacactaaacacacatatgggtaagtgcacccatcgttgacgtagtatagtgttggtaagataccgaggtcgtccaaggacacaagagcttttagtaccggtttatcc
The sequence above is drawn from the Helianthus annuus cultivar XRQ/B chromosome 12, HanXRQr2.0-SUNRISE, whole genome shotgun sequence genome and encodes:
- the LOC110895559 gene encoding laccase-17; this translates as MGGFLRILVATTLLLLSVSSVAGTTRSYEFNIQLQNVTRLCHTRSMVTVNRKFPGPHIVAREGDRLLIKVNNHVSSNITIHWHGIRQLRSGWADGPAYITQCPIQTGQSYVYNYTVVGQRGTLFWHAHISWLRASLYGPLIILPKLNVPYPFSKPYKEVPIIFGEWFNTDPEAIIAQATQTGGGPNVSDAYTFNGLPGPLYNCSAKDTFKLKVKPGKTYLLRLINAALNDELFFSIANHTLTVVEADAIYTKPFDTETLILVPGQTTNVLLKSKPKFPGANFVMSARPYVTGQGTFDNSTVAGILEYESSIHMKNLPLFKPTLPSLNDTSFVTRFSNRLRSLASPQFPANVPQKIDKQLFFTVGLGTGPCEKNKTCQGPNGTRFAASISNVSFVQPSVALLQSHYSDQSNGVYSPYFPISPLHWFNYTGTPPNNTFVSNGTKLMVLPFNTSVELVLQDTSILGVESHPLHLHGFNFFVVGQGFGNYDPNKDPKNFNLVDPIERNTVGVPTGGWVAIRFLADNPGVWFMHCHLEVHTSWGLKMAWLVLDGELPNQKLLPPPADLPKC